A genomic segment from Microbacterium sp. SORGH_AS_0428 encodes:
- a CDS encoding DUF779 domain-containing protein yields MTDTYERVAVTDAAASLLVELSARHGPLMFHQSGGCCDGSAPMCYPVGMFLTGPSDVRLGALRVADLTPIEVFMSESQFEYWKYTHLTIDAVPGRGAGFSVEAPTGMRFLIRSRMLEPAELEAFGLAAR; encoded by the coding sequence TTGACGGACACCTACGAGCGCGTTGCGGTGACGGATGCGGCCGCATCCCTGCTGGTGGAGCTCAGCGCCCGGCACGGACCGCTCATGTTCCATCAGTCGGGCGGATGCTGCGACGGCTCCGCACCCATGTGCTATCCCGTCGGCATGTTCCTCACCGGTCCGAGCGACGTGCGCCTCGGCGCGCTGCGCGTCGCCGATCTCACGCCCATCGAGGTCTTCATGTCCGAATCGCAGTTCGAGTACTGGAAGTACACGCACCTGACGATCGACGCGGTGCCCGGACGCGGTGCGGGGTTCAGCGTGGAGGCGCCGACGGGGATGCGGTTCCTCATCCGCTCCCGGATGCTGGAGCCCGCGGAGCTCGAGGCCTTCGGCCTCGCGGCGAGGTGA
- a CDS encoding aldehyde dehydrogenase family protein, whose translation MTIVEDGVSSVYAAPGSRGSVAEYRSRYGHYIGGEFVEPIKGQYFENITPVTGKPFCEVGRGTSEDIDRAVDVAWQAFESWKKTTPADRANILNKIADRIEANLEKIAVAETWENGKPVRETLAADIPLAVDHFRYFAGVLRAQEGTLSQIDEDTVAYHFHEPLGVVGQIIPWNFPILMATWKLAPALAAGNCVVLKPAEQTPASILFLFDLIGDLLPAGVVNIVNGFGIEAGAPLAQHKRIRKVAFTGETTTGRLIMQYASQNLIPVTLELGGKSANIFFEDVARDRDAYYDKALEGFTFFALNQGEVCTCPSRALIQRSIYDQFLGDGLERVGKIVQGNPLDPATMIGAQASNDQLEKILSYIEIGKAEGAKLLAGGERVDLGGDLSEGYYVAPTVFEGQNSMRIFQEEIFGPVVSVTSFEGFDDAIHTANDTLYGLGAGVWSRSADTMYRAGRGIEAGRVWTNTYHQYPAHAAFGGYKQSGIGRENHLKMLDHYQQTKNLLVSYADGPMGFF comes from the coding sequence ATGACCATCGTTGAAGACGGCGTCTCGAGCGTCTACGCCGCCCCCGGATCCCGCGGATCGGTCGCCGAGTACCGCAGCCGCTACGGCCACTACATCGGCGGCGAGTTCGTCGAGCCGATCAAGGGCCAGTACTTCGAGAACATCACCCCCGTCACGGGCAAGCCGTTCTGCGAGGTCGGCCGCGGTACCAGCGAGGACATCGACCGCGCCGTGGATGTGGCGTGGCAGGCGTTCGAGAGCTGGAAGAAGACGACACCGGCCGACCGCGCGAACATCCTCAACAAGATCGCCGACCGCATCGAGGCGAACCTCGAGAAGATCGCCGTCGCCGAGACGTGGGAGAACGGCAAGCCGGTGCGCGAGACGCTCGCCGCCGACATCCCCCTCGCCGTCGACCACTTCCGCTACTTCGCGGGCGTTCTGCGGGCGCAGGAGGGCACGCTCAGCCAGATCGACGAGGACACCGTCGCCTACCACTTCCACGAGCCGCTGGGCGTGGTGGGCCAGATCATCCCGTGGAACTTCCCGATCCTCATGGCCACGTGGAAGCTCGCGCCGGCGCTCGCCGCCGGCAACTGCGTCGTGCTCAAGCCCGCCGAGCAGACGCCGGCATCCATCCTCTTCCTCTTCGACCTCATCGGCGATCTGCTGCCGGCCGGCGTCGTGAACATCGTCAACGGGTTCGGCATCGAGGCGGGGGCGCCGCTGGCGCAGCACAAGCGCATCCGCAAGGTCGCCTTCACGGGCGAGACCACCACGGGCCGGCTCATCATGCAGTACGCCTCGCAGAACCTCATCCCGGTCACGCTGGAGCTCGGCGGCAAGAGCGCGAACATCTTCTTCGAGGATGTGGCCCGCGACCGCGACGCCTACTACGACAAAGCGCTGGAGGGTTTCACGTTCTTCGCGCTGAACCAGGGCGAGGTCTGCACGTGTCCGAGCCGCGCCCTCATCCAGCGTTCGATCTACGACCAGTTCCTCGGCGACGGCCTGGAGCGCGTCGGCAAGATCGTGCAGGGCAACCCGCTGGATCCCGCGACCATGATCGGTGCACAGGCCTCGAACGACCAGCTCGAGAAGATCCTGTCGTACATCGAGATCGGCAAGGCGGAGGGCGCGAAGCTGCTGGCGGGAGGGGAGCGCGTCGACCTCGGCGGCGACCTGTCGGAGGGCTACTACGTGGCGCCCACCGTGTTCGAGGGCCAGAACAGCATGCGCATCTTCCAGGAGGAGATCTTCGGCCCGGTCGTCTCGGTCACGAGCTTCGAGGGCTTCGACGACGCCATCCACACCGCGAACGACACCCTCTACGGGCTCGGCGCCGGAGTCTGGAGCCGATCGGCCGACACGATGTACCGCGCCGGGCGCGGCATCGAAGCCGGGCGCGTGTGGACGAACACGTACCACCAGTACCCGGCGCACGCGGCGTTCGGCGGCTACAAGCAGTCGGGCATCGGCCGCGAGAACCACCTGAAGATGCTCGATCACTACCAGCAGACGAAGAACCTGCTCGTGTCGTACGCCGACGGGCCGATGGGCTTCTTCTGA
- a CDS encoding transcriptional regulator — protein sequence MPSPWSLRREASAESSRLLIERAHEEFVGGNAQDPRVTAVRGLVRESWQRSARSLVGVEAVPPLDLISDELDEYRRTHPLASVMDMIRQLLLPGDEDESGVVVAVGDAAGRLLWVEGDRRIRDLTGDMGFVAGANWSEQAVGTSAPGTALALDTSVQIRGAEHFNRLVQPWSCTAAPVRDPESRRVLGVIDVTGGAEVTTPQAQLLVDATARAIEGELLVARLRARAEPSLKSHSPRRPRGATEHATLRVLGRDLAVLDVVDDRGATVTELSARHAEILLMLAVHQQGLSAERLAALVYGEAAPVETLRPEMVRLRRVLDAVAPALIPASRPYRLTSPLQTDADHVVSLLDRGAHRVALTAYRGPVLPDSRAPGVEELRQSVQAALRESLLAGAGLDVLLAYVDTDEGREDADALRLCLEMLAPRSPRRAPIVARLEQLGA from the coding sequence GTGCCCTCGCCCTGGTCTCTGCGTCGCGAGGCGTCGGCCGAGAGCTCGCGCCTGCTGATCGAGCGCGCGCACGAGGAGTTCGTCGGCGGCAACGCGCAGGATCCGCGGGTCACCGCCGTGCGGGGTCTGGTCCGCGAGAGCTGGCAGCGCTCGGCCCGGAGCCTCGTGGGCGTGGAGGCCGTGCCGCCCCTGGATCTCATCTCGGACGAGCTCGACGAGTACCGGCGCACGCATCCCCTCGCGAGCGTCATGGACATGATCCGCCAGCTGCTGCTACCCGGCGACGAGGACGAGTCGGGCGTCGTGGTCGCGGTGGGGGATGCGGCGGGGCGCCTGCTGTGGGTCGAGGGCGATCGCCGCATCCGCGACCTCACCGGCGACATGGGATTCGTCGCGGGGGCGAACTGGTCGGAGCAGGCGGTGGGCACCTCTGCCCCGGGCACGGCCCTCGCCCTCGACACCTCCGTCCAGATCCGCGGGGCCGAGCACTTCAACCGGCTCGTCCAGCCGTGGTCGTGCACGGCGGCTCCCGTGCGCGATCCCGAGAGTCGCCGCGTGCTCGGGGTCATCGATGTGACCGGGGGAGCCGAGGTCACCACGCCGCAGGCGCAGTTGCTCGTCGACGCGACGGCACGGGCGATCGAGGGGGAGCTGCTGGTGGCCAGGCTGCGGGCGCGCGCCGAACCGTCCCTGAAGAGCCACTCCCCGCGGCGTCCGCGCGGCGCCACCGAGCACGCCACCCTCCGGGTGCTCGGACGCGACCTCGCCGTGCTCGACGTCGTCGACGACCGGGGCGCCACCGTGACCGAGCTGAGTGCGCGCCACGCGGAGATCCTGCTCATGCTGGCGGTGCACCAGCAGGGACTCTCCGCGGAGCGACTGGCCGCCCTCGTGTACGGCGAGGCCGCGCCGGTGGAGACCCTGCGCCCCGAGATGGTGCGCCTGCGCCGGGTGCTCGACGCGGTCGCGCCCGCCCTGATTCCCGCATCCCGTCCCTATCGACTGACGAGCCCCCTTCAGACCGACGCCGATCACGTCGTGTCGCTGCTCGATCGCGGCGCGCACCGCGTCGCCCTCACGGCGTATCGCGGGCCCGTCCTGCCGGACTCCCGCGCGCCGGGGGTGGAGGAGCTCCGACAGAGCGTGCAGGCGGCGCTGCGCGAGTCCCTCCTCGCCGGGGCGGGGCTCGACGTGCTGCTGGCCTATGTCGACACGGACGAGGGACGCGAGGATGCGGACGCGCTCCGCCTCTGCCTCGAGATGCTCGCCCCACGCTCGCCGCGGCGCGCGCCGATCGTCGCTCGCCTGGAGCAGCTCGGCGCCTAG
- a CDS encoding PadR family transcriptional regulator, translating to MDTTQLLKGVLDAAVLAVVQHEDAYGYDIVRRLRDAGLGEVGDASVYGTLRRLYSAGSLSSYVVPSDGGPHRKYYAINPQGRAALDAQREDWATFSLALSTLLDASRKPAALRTIGEGR from the coding sequence ATGGACACCACGCAGCTGCTGAAGGGGGTGCTGGACGCCGCCGTGCTCGCGGTCGTGCAGCACGAGGACGCCTACGGGTACGACATCGTGCGACGGCTGCGCGACGCCGGCCTCGGCGAGGTGGGCGACGCATCCGTCTACGGGACGCTTCGTCGGCTCTACAGCGCCGGGTCGCTCTCGAGCTACGTGGTGCCCTCCGACGGCGGTCCGCACCGCAAGTACTACGCCATCAACCCCCAGGGGCGCGCGGCACTCGACGCGCAGCGCGAGGACTGGGCCACGTTCTCGCTCGCGCTGAGCACGTTGCTCGACGCCTCTCGCAAACCCGCCGCGCTGCGCACGATCGGAGAAGGACGATGA
- a CDS encoding helix-turn-helix domain-containing protein codes for MAAEQHDERQCDAAVSRAFSVLGKRWNGMILDVLGEGALSFVGLRRAVTGISDAVLSDRLVELADAGLVVRDVDAGPPVAVSYTLTDAGVRLVPILTQLGAWADGNLSATR; via the coding sequence GTGGCCGCAGAACAGCATGACGAGCGTCAGTGCGACGCCGCCGTGTCGCGCGCCTTCTCGGTTCTCGGAAAGCGCTGGAACGGCATGATCCTCGATGTGCTCGGGGAGGGGGCGTTGTCGTTCGTGGGACTGCGCCGGGCCGTCACCGGCATCAGCGACGCCGTGCTCTCGGATCGCCTCGTCGAGCTCGCCGACGCCGGCCTGGTCGTGCGCGATGTGGATGCGGGCCCCCCGGTCGCGGTGTCCTACACACTGACCGATGCGGGCGTCCGCCTCGTTCCGATCCTCACCCAGCTCGGCGCCTGGGCCGACGGCAACCTCTCCGCCACCCGCTGA
- a CDS encoding NAD(P)H-dependent oxidoreductase, whose protein sequence is MSLFRLDASILPPTSASRALGDIVETEWLATHADQTVVRRDLAADPVPATAWAAAVTGRNLPDADRTAEQRDALALATRLADELIDADALLLTIPLYNYGVSQHAKTWFDLAYTDPRIDPQGTALRGKPAVLVTVLGGNYDAGTPKEGWDHSTAWLRRVLEDVWGLDLRVVQRSFTLVGVNPALDQFSEVAADIKSAAEDAARDGGRSIAEAASATV, encoded by the coding sequence ATGTCCCTCTTCCGTCTGGATGCGAGCATCCTTCCCCCCACCTCCGCCAGCCGCGCCCTCGGCGACATCGTCGAGACCGAGTGGCTCGCCACCCACGCCGACCAGACCGTCGTCCGCCGCGACCTCGCGGCCGATCCGGTCCCCGCCACGGCGTGGGCGGCCGCCGTCACCGGGAGGAACCTCCCCGACGCCGACCGCACCGCCGAGCAGCGCGACGCCCTCGCCCTGGCGACCCGCCTCGCCGACGAGCTGATCGACGCCGACGCCCTCCTTCTCACCATCCCCCTCTACAACTACGGCGTCTCGCAGCACGCGAAGACGTGGTTCGACCTCGCCTACACCGACCCGCGCATCGACCCGCAGGGCACGGCGCTGCGGGGCAAGCCCGCCGTGCTGGTCACCGTGCTCGGCGGCAACTACGACGCCGGCACACCCAAGGAGGGCTGGGACCACTCGACCGCGTGGCTGCGTCGCGTGCTGGAGGACGTGTGGGGCCTCGATCTGCGCGTCGTGCAGCGCTCGTTCACCCTCGTGGGCGTGAATCCCGCGCTGGATCAGTTCTCCGAGGTCGCCGCCGACATCAAGTCCGCCGCGGAGGACGCTGCGCGCGACGGCGGTCGCTCCATCGCAGAGGCCGCGTCCGCCACGGTCTGA
- a CDS encoding CCA tRNA nucleotidyltransferase has translation MLNMADGLARLGTLASSPVVVVLADAFADAGHELAVVGGPVRDALLGRTTHDLDFTTDADPDQILRIVTPISTAQWDIGRAFGTIGARIRGEQVEITTYRADAYDGETRKPVVAFGDSLESDLVRRDFTVNAMALRVPGPQLVDPHGGIEDLVAGVLRTPTDPRISFGDDPLRMLRAARFSSQLGFTVDADAVAAITELRETLGIVSPERIQGELVRLLQTDDPVRGLRLLVETGLIDQFLPEVPALRLEVDEHHHHKDVYEHSLTVLRQAIELERTRHPDAAPDVPLRLAALLHDIGKPATRRLEPGGAVTFHHHDVKGSRMARKRLRELRFDSATIESVALLIELHLRFFGYAEGAWTDAAVRRYVRDAGDELERLHILTRADVTTRNKRKATRLRLAYDDIERRIDELRAQEELDAIRPELDGNEIQQILGIPPGREVGEAYRFLLDLRLDEGVLGPEESERRLRDWWAARG, from the coding sequence ATGCTCAACATGGCCGACGGTCTCGCGCGCCTGGGCACCCTCGCCTCCTCGCCCGTCGTCGTCGTGCTCGCGGACGCCTTCGCGGACGCGGGACACGAACTGGCCGTCGTCGGCGGTCCGGTGCGCGACGCGCTGCTGGGGCGGACCACGCACGACCTTGACTTCACGACGGATGCGGATCCCGACCAGATCCTGCGCATCGTCACGCCGATCTCGACCGCGCAGTGGGACATCGGCCGGGCGTTCGGCACGATCGGCGCCCGCATCCGCGGCGAGCAGGTCGAGATCACCACGTATCGCGCCGACGCCTACGACGGCGAGACCCGCAAGCCCGTCGTCGCGTTCGGCGATTCGCTCGAGTCGGACCTCGTCCGCCGCGACTTCACCGTCAACGCCATGGCGCTCCGTGTGCCGGGCCCGCAGCTCGTCGACCCGCACGGCGGCATCGAGGACCTCGTCGCCGGCGTACTGCGCACCCCCACCGATCCGCGGATCAGCTTCGGTGACGACCCCCTGCGGATGCTCCGGGCGGCTCGCTTCTCCTCTCAGCTCGGTTTCACGGTCGACGCCGACGCGGTCGCGGCGATCACCGAGCTGCGTGAGACGCTCGGGATCGTGAGCCCGGAGCGCATCCAGGGCGAGCTCGTGCGTCTGCTGCAGACCGACGACCCCGTGCGCGGCCTGCGACTGCTGGTCGAGACGGGGCTGATCGACCAGTTCCTCCCCGAGGTGCCGGCGCTGCGTCTCGAGGTCGACGAGCACCATCACCACAAGGACGTCTACGAGCACTCGCTCACCGTGCTACGTCAGGCGATCGAGCTCGAGCGCACCCGGCACCCGGACGCCGCTCCCGACGTGCCGCTGCGCCTCGCCGCGCTCCTCCACGACATCGGCAAGCCCGCCACGCGCCGGCTGGAGCCGGGTGGCGCGGTCACCTTCCACCACCACGACGTGAAGGGGTCGCGGATGGCGCGCAAGCGCCTGCGCGAGCTGCGGTTCGACTCGGCGACGATCGAGTCCGTCGCGCTGCTGATCGAGTTGCACCTGCGCTTCTTCGGCTACGCCGAGGGCGCGTGGACGGATGCGGCGGTGCGCCGCTACGTGCGGGATGCCGGCGACGAGCTGGAGCGCCTCCACATCCTGACCCGCGCCGACGTGACCACGCGCAACAAGCGCAAGGCGACGCGGCTGCGTCTGGCCTACGACGACATCGAGCGGCGCATCGACGAGCTGCGCGCGCAGGAGGAGCTGGACGCCATCCGTCCGGAGCTGGACGGGAACGAGATCCAGCAGATCCTCGGCATCCCGCCCGGCCGAGAGGTGGGCGAGGCGTATCGGTTCCTGCTCGATCTGCGCCTGGATGAGGGTGTGCTCGGGCCTGAGGAGAGCGAGCGCCGCCTGCGCGACTGGTGGGCGGCGCGGGGCTGA
- a CDS encoding methyltransferase — MHTAIAYRLADDLRAAGFTTAALRLLIGAAAESALARAVAVPARRALARHPHDAVAVLARLFVLGDVVDAASVAEALPGTGLADAERLGVIERRGESVAPSVAVRPHVFADGGEGWIASDLDELAGVFPLRADHVLGVGGAGRTLVSLLPATGDGRALDLGCGCGLVAFELRRRGFAVVATDISPRALWFTRLGAALNGLEGIDVREGSLYEPVGDERFELIASNPPFVITPRVAGVPAYEYRDGGRSGDELMREVVAGAASHLVDGGRAVMLGNWEDRESLAGLERVRAWTEGVGAWVIEREQLDPARYAELWVRDGGTRPGSDEHEALIGAWLDDFDSRGVTGVGLGWVQLMRGSGLRRFERVAQGVDPAVLAVHTAAAWRAAAWLDRTDDMVLAASVLRVAADVTEARHHLPGAEAPSVIELRQGGGLARTVSADPALAALVGASDGELPVGVLIDAIADLLEVDAGALRTDLLPRVRELVLTGMLEVPRGAAD; from the coding sequence ATGCACACCGCCATCGCCTACCGCCTCGCCGACGATCTGCGCGCTGCGGGCTTCACGACCGCGGCTCTCCGCTTGCTCATCGGCGCCGCCGCGGAGTCGGCGCTCGCGCGGGCCGTCGCCGTCCCGGCCCGACGGGCCCTCGCGCGGCATCCGCACGACGCCGTCGCCGTGCTCGCGCGCCTGTTCGTGTTGGGCGACGTCGTCGATGCCGCATCCGTAGCCGAGGCACTGCCCGGCACGGGACTTGCGGATGCCGAGCGGCTCGGCGTGATCGAACGCCGCGGTGAGAGCGTGGCGCCATCGGTGGCGGTGCGACCGCACGTGTTCGCCGACGGCGGCGAGGGATGGATCGCCAGCGATCTGGACGAGCTCGCCGGCGTCTTCCCGTTGCGTGCGGACCACGTGCTCGGCGTCGGCGGAGCCGGCAGGACGCTCGTCTCCCTGCTGCCGGCGACCGGTGACGGCCGCGCCCTGGACCTCGGATGTGGCTGCGGGCTGGTGGCCTTCGAGTTGCGCCGGAGAGGGTTCGCCGTCGTCGCGACCGACATCTCGCCGCGCGCACTGTGGTTCACGCGACTGGGCGCGGCGCTCAACGGCCTGGAGGGCATTGATGTCCGCGAGGGCAGTCTGTACGAGCCGGTCGGCGACGAGCGCTTCGAGCTGATCGCGTCGAACCCGCCCTTCGTGATCACCCCGCGGGTCGCCGGCGTGCCCGCCTACGAGTACCGGGACGGTGGTCGGTCGGGGGATGAGCTCATGCGCGAGGTCGTCGCCGGCGCCGCATCCCACCTCGTCGACGGCGGGCGTGCGGTGATGCTGGGCAATTGGGAGGACCGTGAGTCTCTCGCGGGGCTGGAGCGGGTGCGCGCGTGGACGGAGGGCGTCGGCGCGTGGGTGATCGAGCGCGAGCAGCTCGATCCGGCCCGGTATGCCGAGCTGTGGGTGCGCGACGGCGGCACGAGGCCCGGCAGCGACGAGCACGAGGCGCTGATCGGCGCGTGGCTCGACGACTTCGACAGCCGCGGCGTCACGGGTGTCGGGCTCGGCTGGGTTCAGCTCATGCGCGGCTCGGGACTGCGCCGCTTCGAGCGTGTGGCGCAGGGGGTCGACCCCGCGGTGCTCGCCGTGCACACCGCTGCGGCGTGGCGGGCCGCAGCGTGGCTCGACCGCACCGATGACATGGTGCTGGCCGCATCCGTGCTGCGCGTCGCCGCCGATGTCACCGAGGCGCGGCATCACCTTCCCGGTGCGGAGGCGCCCAGCGTGATCGAGCTGCGACAGGGAGGCGGACTCGCCCGCACCGTGTCCGCGGACCCGGCGCTCGCCGCGCTCGTGGGCGCGAGCGACGGTGAGCTGCCCGTGGGTGTGCTCATCGACGCCATCGCCGACCTGCTCGAGGTCGATGCCGGAGCGCTGCGAACCGACCTGCTTCCGCGGGTCCGCGAGCTGGTGCTGACCGGGATGCTGGAGGTGCCGCGCGGCGCGGCCGATTAG
- a CDS encoding DUF6049 family protein has protein sequence MIPTSARTGTPAFRRRRLLLAPLIAVAIVLGIAAPAAAATPTPSPSATGTVEVAVAPLSGGVLATGEALTALVSLENGTASNTPASTAELLLADAPLDGSAALDAWLSGSADAPAGRVIGSSAIEETAPGQSSSASVIVAADDPALAGRGAGVYPLWVSVAGETARSVVTIGTGPTGTVAVIVPITAPALTTGMLSTDQLASLTAADGALTAQLDAVVGTSAILAVDPAIVASIRARGTSAPESAQAWLERLMNLPNPRFALQYGDADVSTQFAAGLGAPLTPTSLNAYVDLKAQPAAPTPAPTDAQQSDPAPPTLDALLDVGADAASTIYWPPSGTASPELVAWLTAATPGAITIVDSTQVTPASTSHARTGGGDLLVASAGASAALQAASTATQPTTRAADAAAAAAHLTFASATAQGSPILVTLGRAAVRDAQGLRGAISAATAGMTPVGLSSMLGASPTEVQVSAGSVDPSRPAALTNMLAGAAQIDSFATILDDPSLLTGRERAAILQVLGGAWLGDPTGWQGAVAAHAEATTTTLDSVSIVPSTALNLLTAGTNLRFWVRNDLPYPVNVVLVASPDDLRVDVERENAVVAAASANTLVEVPVNARIGNGDVKIDLSLRSPAYVPIGQTQTVDVNVRADWEGIGLAALIVVAAAFLTIGVVRTIRRRKRDKADAARTDDEENA, from the coding sequence ATGATTCCGACTTCGGCCCGCACGGGCACCCCCGCATTCCGGCGGCGACGACTTCTTCTCGCGCCGCTCATCGCCGTCGCGATCGTGCTGGGGATCGCCGCCCCGGCGGCGGCCGCCACCCCGACGCCCTCGCCGTCCGCGACGGGAACCGTCGAGGTCGCGGTGGCGCCCTTGTCCGGTGGCGTGCTGGCGACGGGCGAGGCGCTCACTGCGCTCGTCTCCCTCGAGAACGGCACGGCGTCGAACACCCCCGCTTCGACGGCGGAGCTGCTGCTCGCAGATGCACCGCTGGACGGGTCCGCTGCCCTCGACGCGTGGTTGTCGGGGTCGGCCGATGCCCCCGCCGGCCGTGTGATCGGATCCAGCGCGATCGAGGAGACCGCGCCCGGGCAATCGAGTTCGGCGAGCGTGATCGTCGCGGCTGACGACCCCGCGCTCGCGGGCCGCGGCGCGGGTGTCTACCCGCTGTGGGTCAGCGTCGCCGGCGAGACGGCGCGATCCGTTGTCACGATCGGCACCGGCCCCACGGGCACCGTCGCCGTCATCGTGCCCATCACCGCGCCGGCGCTGACGACCGGCATGCTGTCGACCGACCAGCTGGCGTCCCTCACCGCAGCCGACGGCGCTCTGACCGCACAACTCGACGCCGTCGTGGGAACCTCCGCGATCCTCGCCGTCGATCCGGCCATCGTGGCCTCGATCCGGGCGCGGGGCACCTCCGCTCCGGAGTCTGCTCAGGCGTGGCTGGAGCGGTTGATGAACCTGCCCAACCCGCGGTTCGCACTGCAGTACGGCGACGCCGATGTGAGCACGCAGTTCGCGGCGGGGCTGGGGGCGCCGCTCACGCCGACGTCGTTGAACGCGTACGTGGATCTGAAGGCTCAGCCGGCCGCGCCCACGCCGGCTCCGACGGACGCGCAGCAGTCCGACCCCGCACCGCCGACCCTCGACGCGCTCCTCGACGTGGGTGCCGACGCCGCCTCGACGATCTATTGGCCGCCGTCGGGCACCGCCTCGCCCGAGCTCGTCGCATGGCTCACCGCGGCGACGCCGGGCGCGATCACGATCGTCGACAGCACGCAGGTCACCCCCGCATCCACCTCGCACGCGCGTACCGGCGGCGGTGATCTGCTCGTCGCGTCGGCAGGCGCATCCGCGGCGCTGCAGGCCGCATCCACCGCCACCCAGCCCACGACCCGAGCGGCGGATGCGGCGGCCGCGGCAGCGCATCTGACCTTCGCGTCCGCGACAGCGCAGGGCTCCCCGATCCTCGTCACCCTCGGAAGAGCGGCAGTCCGCGACGCACAGGGCCTGCGCGGGGCGATCTCAGCGGCGACCGCGGGCATGACCCCGGTCGGGCTGTCGAGCATGCTCGGCGCCTCCCCGACAGAGGTCCAGGTCTCGGCGGGCTCGGTCGACCCCTCGCGTCCGGCGGCGCTGACGAACATGCTCGCCGGGGCCGCGCAGATCGACAGCTTCGCCACGATCCTCGACGACCCCTCGCTGCTCACCGGACGCGAGCGCGCCGCGATCCTCCAGGTTCTCGGCGGCGCCTGGCTCGGCGATCCGACGGGCTGGCAGGGCGCGGTCGCCGCGCACGCGGAAGCGACGACGACCACACTCGACTCGGTGTCGATCGTTCCCTCGACGGCGCTCAACCTGCTGACAGCGGGAACCAACCTGCGCTTCTGGGTGCGCAACGACCTGCCCTATCCGGTGAACGTCGTGCTCGTCGCCTCCCCGGACGATCTCCGCGTTGACGTCGAGCGCGAGAACGCCGTGGTCGCCGCCGCATCCGCCAACACGCTCGTCGAGGTTCCCGTGAACGCGCGGATCGGCAACGGCGACGTCAAGATCGACCTCAGCCTGCGCAGCCCCGCGTACGTCCCCATCGGGCAGACGCAGACGGTCGATGTCAACGTCCGAGCCGACTGGGAAGGAATCGGCCTCGCCGCGCTCATCGTGGTGGCGGCCGCCTTCCTCACGATCGGCGTCGTGCGCACCATCCGGCGCCGTAAGCGCGACAAGGCGGATGCGGCCCGCACCGACGACGAGGAGAACGCGTGA